The following is a genomic window from Rhododendron vialii isolate Sample 1 chromosome 9a, ASM3025357v1.
TCTGGTTCACCAATAAGTTCTATGGAAATGTAGCTAAAGTATATTTTTTAAGCGACTGTTTTACCGTGGGAAGGGAAGTTTCATTTCCAATCAGTGCTTTGGTCCAGGCAATTAATGGTTTGGGAGGGACAAACTAAATAGgttaaaaatttatgaaggCACTTGAAATTATGGCGGAAGTGATGATAGCTGTCTACAAAGAGAAAGGTGTCAGTACGAGATTTTTTTGGAGGCACGGACACCTACCGAACTCTTGGCCCTATTCCAGCTCCACCATTTGATGACATCATGTTAGATTTTGTTTGAGGGTTTGAGTTTATAGAACACAACAGGAATGTGCTTATTGTGCTAGAATTTGACTTTAAACAAAAAGATACCCTATAGTGTATGTAATAATCCACATAATCTTTGTACTTTTCATGATTGTATTAATTGAATTATACTCCATTTGATTGGTTGCAGAGTTGGTATCTGATTGTTTGAAGTGTTGCTCAGAGGATTCTGATGATTCCATGAGCAAGGTATGGGTAGTTGTGGATTGGATCTGTGCTGATCCGTTGAAGCCGACATATTTCCTTTAAATTCATTTCCTTATGTTGGTTGTTGAAACTGAGACGTCTCTGAATAGCATTTCATATTGTTTTCTTTGCACTGATAGTCTGtgtcctctttcttttttttgggaagcAAAGTTTACTGTGGGCATGGAAGCATACATTTGGATACAGCTAAAATATAACTCTACTTAGTTTCAAGATATTGTAGTTGTGGAGATGCTCTGAGCTACACAAGAGCCAATTAATTTGATACTCCAGTACAAGGTTTCATGACTGAAGATTCTTGTGCTCCCTTTCCCTCTGAGTGATGAGTTGTGGCAGCCCGAGCAAGTAAATAAATGTAATTGTCAAAGGTCTCCTTTCTGCAATGTTGAATCACCCAGTTCGACTGAAAATTCGAATGATGAGACCATTCCATAATCTGATATTTCCTAACACATGAGACCAAATAACACTCCAAATTGCACTAATAAATAGAAGGAGAAATACTCATGATATTCTTGCAGCTAATGACACAGTGCCCAAATCGGGTCCATCCCCATCCCCAAGCCCAATTCAATCAATCTATCCTTAGTAGCTAGCCTCTGCCAAAAGCAGAAACAAAAGCCCATCTTGGAGCGTTATGTGTGAACTGTGAACCAAACAACCAAAGACCAAGAGGCTTTATGCTTAGAAGCTCTCGTAGCAGCCCGGGCAGATTCAACTTAGTAAACACCATTTGATGCTGGAAGCCAGTTTATCAGTATTATTCACATTAGGCAGCAGGGTCATAGGAAAATGAACCATGATGTATTGCATAGGTACAGGTGACGGCGATTGGAGAGCCTACCTCTTAACAAGTTCTGCCGTAAATTCTTGAAATATCTGCACAAACACACATGCACATGCATGGACGTACAAGGATTTATTTGACTGACTTGAAGATGCTATCTGAGGCTTTAAGGACATCATTATTTTCTATGTGTGTAGAATGTGGCTTTGATCACTGGTTCAGTGGTCCATTTTAtctatatttgttttcttttgtgtaAATTTTTCGATTACCTATGTCTTCTAATTTACAGCAATGGAGCTCTTGCATTTAACTGAAGTACATTTGCAGATTACCTATTCTGGTGCAGTTCTGGAGGTGTGCATGAGGAAACTAGTATTCTATCCAGAAATTGTTGGTTTCATtgaagaagagaaggaaaagttCCCTTCTGTAAAAGTTCAATATGCGTTCAATTCTCCTCCAAAGTTGATCATGTTAGATGATGATGGGCAACATAAAGAAACCATAAGGTCAGCTatacttaatcatctttttttttttctttttcttttttttccgggAAATGAGCTGTATGTAATTATCAAGTTGCTGGTTTTGTGATGCTTAGAAACATAGTTCCAATAGCTGGATATGTAATGGGGATCATGAAAACTTTCCACCAACAAAAACTTCGAGTTACTCGGGTAGCAAATCCGCATGGCCCGCTTGCCGATCCTTACATGTCATGTTTTGTGGTTGACCTATAGGTGGATCTGTATCCATTATTCGGTTCTGGTTTGTGTGAGATTACAAATTGTTTCCAGAACTTAAGCTGTTTGGAAATGGGTCCCCATTAAACTTGGCAGTTTGCGCCATAACATCTGGAATTCCAATTACCGTCTTTTTCCTGATAATTGAAAAACATTACTCATAATGTCTGTAACAACTGTTAAGTATAATAGAGCAATGCATCCATGCATACCATGCTGAAAAGAACAATAGTTTCGAGGATCAAATCTCGGAGCAGAGATGAGATTGGGTACATATAGTCTGCATTTCATGAAAGAGAGGCCCTAGAATGGCTTTCCTAAAGAGAACCATTGCATTGAGGCCTTAGGTGAGATTGTTTTGGAACTGAGGCTTTCTGTCATTTATATGTTATGATGcctttataaattatattttagGCTTATCTTGCTTTTGAGTCCCAGTAGTTAAGGGTAggtttcaatttggtccttaTATTTTGAATGTTTCCATTTCGTTCTCAAGGTTTTTCCTGTTTGTttcaatctcatttttttctaattataaCGTTGTCCTTCAagtttatataattatatattacAACCTCTAAAGTTTATAAGGTTGTATTTATTTCCCTTAGGTTTTTAAACactttaaagtttatttttatgggttattgtgGGTTTCTCCTAACCAGTAAACATTTCTTTGAGTTCTAAACACTAGATAAGcctatattttatgtttttcttttaggtTTAATATCTCTCGTTTTTAAGATTCAAATTTACTGAGTTCTTATAAGAAGTTCCCTTCATGTAATGTTTGTCTCACAACATATTCGATCTTAAGTAGGATTTTGGGTCGCTAGAATATTGTACGACATTTGCGTTAACCAATTAAGaggaaaaatctcaaaaaatctTCTCCTTTTCTAGTCATTCCATCTGGAAATCTCAAAATGACCACAATCctaagttttttgttttgcaaaaacAATCCTAGAATTATAACATTGCACTTTGAGGTCAACCCAACAAGTAATGTGTCCACGAGTCTGGCCACTCAGCAGTGTACCTTGCCCCAGCCAGTAGGAGTTGGAGAAACTAAAGTACCATTGTGTGGACCAAAGTTAGGATACTTAGGAAAGCCGAAAGTGGTCATTGTTAGTTGTCCAAATGTAAGTGGCCTGATTTCTGAAGTTTTATTTATCGGGAACACCACATCAGCTTGACACACTACATTTGAATGCAATGTGGTGTTCTGAACCTGCTAGATATGGCTCAGCAAAAGGCCTTTTTATGGTGTTGACCACAAAAAATCAGAGCGGCCTGTGATTAGCATGTTGTGGTTTTGCTTTTGATTGATCTGATACAAGTTACTACAAATTAAGAGATCAGGCCTATCTTTTCGGGCTGAAGAAACCATAAATTTATGGGTTTTCGCATTGTGAGGACAATGAAGAGTATACATTAGGTCGTAAAATCGTGGGGACTTCGAATTTTTGGGCTTTGGACAGGGGCCTAATAGGCGTAACATGTCGCCGTTCTGGACAGCATGTGCATATCAGTTCCTATGTGCTAGAATcactaaatatttttattttatcatccTCATTTTTTCCTTTGCAGAGTCGACAACTGGAAACGTGAACACATACTGCAGTTCCTCAGAGAGAAGCTTAAGCCAACTTCAGCAGCAATCTGACAGATTGGTTAGGGATTTCTGGGTTACGGCTGAGCCTGTGTTAGAATTGTCTTGCTTAACTTGTACCGAACTTCCGAATTCAAATCTATAGATTACGACAGTACTTGTAATGGAAATTGGAATTTTAGAACTAGGTTCTTGATTCTGTTACATCATTTTAGACCAATCTGTTTTGAAGGATGATTTGTGCTTGTTTCACAGGTAGGAATGGAATTAGCAACGATCCATTTGGTGTATGGTGTCTACATGTTATAGATAGAGATTTGTTGTGGTACGTTTGGATGTTGGATCTGGCAGATCCACCCGAAGAACACAAATATTTAGGAGCTGATGTTGGGTGCAAAATATTTAGCTGGATTTTTGGGGAATGACAAGGTGAATTTTCGTGGGATAgaaccagtgttctaaaacaagaaattaatcggcaattaattaCTAGCGGGGTCTATCCGATTAGATCCGACTAACGATTGATCACCGATTATGCACtgattaatcgcccattaatctTATTAAttgctcgaaggtggccgaccgttCGATTAATGCCTaatgacttttagaacattggataGAACTTATGCTGATAGATATGAGTCCAAAGGAAGCAAAgtagtaggagagagagagagaaatgctaCATACAGACCTTATATATACCATTGTCTACAATAAAGGCCCAATAAATGAGAGCCATGCTCCATCAGTTATTACACATCATATCCATGGACCAAGATCACTTATCCAAGTTAATCCTGATGCTACATTATTATTTCACTTAGATTGAGGAAAcacattcaatatttttattattacaaACTTATTTATTCTAATAATACTAGTAGTTGTTTGGAACTAACACTCCGATATAACCAAATCCTGCGATAGAGAAAGCAAATGACTGGAGGAAGA
Proteins encoded in this region:
- the LOC131300705 gene encoding uncharacterized protein LOC131300705, whose protein sequence is MGSLLVYAIVLLAIPLGSRAEQLSSKECESLGFTGLALCSDCNTFAEYVKNQELVSDCLKCCSEDSDDSMSKITYSGAVLEVCMRKLVFYPEIVGFIEEEKEKFPSVKVQYAFNSPPKLIMLDDDGQHKETIRVDNWKREHILQFLREKLKPTSAAI